One genomic region from Cardiocondyla obscurior isolate alpha-2009 linkage group LG01, Cobs3.1, whole genome shotgun sequence encodes:
- the LOC139102165 gene encoding transmembrane protein 256 — translation MGLQDAVYTAVTTPFNVLGKTSMGAASYALNAANSAKNYLGAAQKNEVKMTPIPLWKLAAVSGPWVKLAAVSGASAVILGAIGSHWHYPKDEIGQEQRRIFETANRYHFIHTLALLGLPLCKHPAVASILMMSGIVLFCGSCYYTAFTNDRTFSKTTPIGGFCFILAWCSMFL, via the exons ATGGGCTTACAAGATGCTGTGTATACAGCGGTCACTACGCCGTTTAATGTACTTGGAAAAACTAGTATGGGAGCTGCCTCCTATGCTCTGAACGCGGCCAACTCG gcaAAAAATTACCTGGGAGCAGCACAAAAAAACGAAGTAAAAATGACTCCAATACCTTTGTGGAAGTTAGCGGCTGTCAGCGGTCCGTGGGTGAAGCTCGCAGCTGTGAGTGGTGCATCTGCTGTAATCCTTGGTGCTATTGGATCTCACT GGCATTATCCCAAAGACGAAATAGGTCAGGAACAGCGTCGTATATTCGAAACAGCAAACCGATACCATTTTATACACACCTTAGCCCTGCTCGGATTACCATTATGTAAACATCCAGCCGTG GCCTCTATATTGATGATGTCTGGAATCGTATTGTTTTGTGGTAGTTGTTACTATACTGCATTTACTAACGACAGGACCTTTAGCAAGACCACACCAATTGGAGgattttgttttatactgGCGTGGTGCAGCATGttcttgtga
- the Fand gene encoding pre-mRNA-splicing factor syf1 homolog has protein sequence MLERKDDEGNLYAFNEEDLPYEEEILRNPYSVKHWQRYIDHLKNSNSKNLNVVYERALKELPGSYKLWYNYLRQRVSQLKGRCITDPLYEDVNNAFERALVFMHKMPRIWMDYCTLMTKECYITRTRQVFDRSLRALPITQHHRIWPIYINFLKKHNVYETAVRVFRRYLKLAPEDTEEYIEYLISIGRLDEAAVKLAQIVNQDDFVSKHGKSNHQLWNELCDLISKNPSKIKSMNVDAIIRGGLRRYTDQLGPLWNSLADYYVRSGLFERARDIYEEAIQTVTTVRDFTQVFDAYAQFEELSLKKLIEEAAKNPTDEDDIKLELRLARLEHLMERRLLLLNSVLLRQNPHNVTEWHKRVKLYEGQPHEIINTYTEAVQTVQPQLAVGKLHTLWVAFGKFYEENGQIEDARVVFEKATHVPYTKVDDLASVWCEWAEMEIRHGNCKEALKLMHRATTMPARKVAYHDEAETVQMRLYKSLKVWSMYADLEESFGTFKTCKAVYDKIIDLKIATPQIIINYGLFLEENNYFEEAFRAYEKGIALFKWPNVYDIWNTYLTKFLKRYGGTKLERTRDLFEQCLEYVPPKYAKALYLLYAKLEEEHGLARHAMSVYERATSAVLPEEKFDMFNIYIKKAADIYGVPKTRQIYEKAIEVLNDENTREMCLRFAEMETKLGEVDRARAIYVHCSQICDPRVTSNFWQIWKEFEVRHGNEDTMREMLRIKRSVQAMYNTQVNMMSAQMLNNASNQVSDVPIDAMRLLDSKVAPSTDNVTDIKGGIKFVRGVTERDGRPESHVNNPDEIDINVDDDDNDDDDDDDNDNDAEIEEDVPIEKQTIPSQVFGSLKTAESEES, from the exons ATGTTGGAGCGTAAAGATGACGAGGGAAACTTATATGCCTTT aatgaAGAGGATTTACCATATGAAGAGGAAATTTTACGCAATCCATATTCGGTGAAACATTGGCAACGTTATATTGATCACTTAAAAAATTCGAACAGTAAGAATTTAAACGTCGTGTACGAACGAGCGTTGAAAGAGCTTCCGGGCag TTACAAGCTATGGTACAATTATCTTCGACAACGCGTGAGCCAATTAAAAGGTCGATGCATAACGGATCCATTGTACGAAGATGTTAACAATGCATTTGAACGTGCTCTAGTATTTATGCATAAAATGCCACGTATATGGATGGATTACTGCACACTAATGACTAAAGAATGCTATATAACACGAACGCGTCAAGTATTTGATCGGTCACTAAGAGCGCTTCCAATCACTCAGCATCATCGTATATGGcctatatatattaattttttaaagaaacacaACGTTTATGAAACTGCAGTTAGAGTATTTAGAAGATATTTAAag TTGGCACCAGAAGATACAGAAgaatatatagaatatttgatatcgaTTGGAAGACTCGATGAGGCCGCTGTCAAGCTAGCACAAATCGTCAATCAGGATGATTTCGTATCGAAACACGGAAAATCTAATCACCAATTATGGAATGAATTGTGTGATTTAATATCAAAGAATCCTTCAAAAATTAAGTCTATGAACGTAGATGCTATTATTAGAGGTGGTTTAAGACGTTATACGGATCAGTTGGGACCTTTGTGGAATTCATTAGCAGATTATTACGTTCGAAGTGGTCTCTTTGAAAGG gcGCGGGATATCTATGAAGAAGCTATTCAGACTGTTACTACCGTCAGAGATTTTACACAAGTTTTCGATGCATATGCACAATTTGAAGAACTCAGTCTTAAGAAACTTATAGAAGAAGCAGCAAAAAACCCTACTGACGAAG atGACATAAAGTTGGAATTGAGATTAGCTCGGTTGGAACATCTTATGGAAAGAAGACTATTATTGcttaattctgttttattacgACAGAATCCACATAATGTGACAGAATGGCATAAGAGAGTAAAACTTTACGAAGGACAGCCACacgag ATCATAAATACATACACCGAAGCCGTGCAAACGGTGCAGCCACAGTTGGCAGTTGGCAAATTGCACACATTATGGGTTGCATTTGGCAAATTTTACGAGGAAAACGGACAAATAGAGGATGCTAGAGTGGTATTTGAAAAAGCAACGCACGTTCCATATACCAAGGTAGATGATCTTGCGTCGGTATGGTGCGAGTGGGCAGAAATGGAAATTAGACACgg GAATTGTAAAGAAGCTTTAAAACTTATGCATCGCGCTACTACAATGCCAGCTAGAAAAGTAGCATATCACGATGAAGCAGAAACGGTACAGATGAGATTGTACAAATCTTTGAAAGTATGGTCTATGTACGCAGATTTGGAAGAAAGTTTCGGAACATTCaag ACTTGTAAAGCGGtgtacgataaaataatcgacTTAAAAATTGCGACTCCGCAAATTATCATCAATTACGGACTGTTTTTGGAAGAAAACAATTACTTTGAAGAAGCATTTAGG gcATATGAAAAAGGTATCGCCTTGTTTAAGTGGCCTAATGTTTACGACATTTGGAACACATACCTcacaaaatttttgaaacgttACGGTGGAACTAAACTAGAACGTACCAGAGATTTGTTTGAGCAATGTTTAGAATACGTTCCACCGAAGTATGCTAAAG CCTTGTATTTATTGTACGCAAAGTTGGAAGAAGAACATGGCTTGGCGAGACACGCGATGTCTGTGTATGAACGTGCGACAAGTGCTGTCCTCCCGGAAGAAAAATTtgac ATGttcaatatatacataaagaAAGCTGCCGATATATATGGTGTACCAAAAACTCGGCAAATATATGAAAAGGCTATCGAAGTATTGAATGACGAAAACACAAGAGAAATGTGTTTACGATTTGCAGAAATGGAAACGAAATTGGGAGAAGTGGATAGAGCGAGAGCGATATACGTCCACTGTAGCCAAATATGCGATCCAAGA GTCACATCTAACTTTTGGCAAATTTGGAAAGAATTCGAAGTCAGGCATGGAAATGAGGATACAATGCGTGAAATGCTTCGAATCAAGCGTAGCGTGCAAGCCATGTACAACACGCAAGTAAATATGATGTCTGCACAAATGTTGAATAATGCATCTAATCAAGTATCGGATGTTCCAATTGATGCTATGCGTTTATTAGATAGTAAAGTTGCACCAAGTACAg ataaCGTCACTGATATTAAAGGAGGCATTAAATTTGTACGTGGCGTAACGGAAAGAGATGGTAGACCAGAATCACATGTAAATAATCCAGATGAGATTGATATCAACGTAGATGACGACGataatgacgacgacgacgacgatgataatgataatgatgcagaaatagaggaag ACGTACCGATCGAGAAGCAAACTATACCGTCGCAAGTATTTGGTAGTTTAAAGACGGCTGAAAGTGAGGAAAGctga
- the Cds gene encoding phosphatidate cytidylyltransferase, photoreceptor-specific — protein MSEVRKRTAVGDASSSAATRDVSDDQKEDVESEDDAKFEVEELAKSLPQGTDHTPHILSSILSGLPDRWRNWIIRTIFTWFMIAGFCLIIYGGPLALMITTLIVQVKCFEEIINIGYAVYRIHGLPWFRSLSWYFLITSNYFFYGENLMDYFAVVINRTGYLRVLVTYHRFISFCLYILGFVWFVLSLVKKYYMKQFSLFAWTHVALLIVVTQSYLIIQNIFEGLIWFIVPVSMIVINDVMAYMFGFFFGRTPLIKLSPKKTWEGFIGGGISTVIFGLLMSYVMCQYRYFVCPIEYSEALGRMTMDCEPSSLFQPQEYTLPSSLQVVSKMLNGKSTLTLYPFILHSLSMSIFSSVIGPFGGFFASGFKRAFKIKDFGDVIPGHGGIMDRFDCQYLMATFVNVYISSFIHTASPQKLLQQVYSLKPEQQLQLFQTLRDSLDNRGMLN, from the exons ATGTCGGAAGTACGGAAGAGGACGGCCGTCGGCGACGCATCGTCGTCGGCGGCAACGCGGGACGTCAGCGATGATCAG aAAGAAGACGTTGAATCTGAAGATGATGCAAAATTTGAGGTGGAGGAATTAGCGAAATCTCTACCTCAAGGAACTGACCACACTCCGCACATTTTAAGTTCTATACTTTCTGGTCTTCCAGAccg CTGGCGAAATTGGATTATTAGAACAATTTTTACTTGGTTTATGATAGCTGGATTTTGTCTCATTATTTATGGCGGTCCATTGGCATTAATGATTACA acatTGATTGTACAAGTAAAATGCTttgaagaaattattaacattggATATGCCGTATATAGGATCCATGGTTTGCCATGGTTCAGATCGCTATCAtggtattttttaataacttcaaattactttttttatggTGAAAATTTAATGGATTATTTTGCAGTGGTGATTAATCGAACT gGATATCTGCGTGTGCTTGTTACATACCACCGATTTATCTCATTTTGTCTTTACATTCTTGGCTTTGTATGGTTTGTGCTATcactcgtaaaaaaatattacatgaaGCAGTTCTCTCTATTCGCTTGGACACATGTTGCGTTACTTATTGTTGTAACACAGAGCTATCTTATTATccaaaatatatttgaagGATTAATATG GTTTATTGTACCTGTCAGTATGATTGTTATAAACGATGTTATGGCGTATATGTTCGGCTTCTTTTTTGGCCGAACAccgttaataaaattgtctcCGAAGAAAACTTGGGAGGGCTTTATCGGTGGAGGTATTTCAACTGTTATATTTGGATTATTG ATGTCCTACGTTATGTGTCAGTACCGGTATTTTGTTTGTCCTATTGAGTATAGCGAAGCTCTAGGAAGAATGACTATGGATTGTGAACCATCGAGCTTGTTCCAACCACAAGAATATACGTTGCCGAGCAGTCTTCAAGTGGTATCAAAAATG TTAAATGGAAAATCCACCTTGACTTTGTATCCATTTATTCTACATTCGTTATCGATGTCAATATTCAGCTCTGTAATTGGTCCGTTTGGAGGATTTTTTGCTAGTGGATTCAAACGAGCATTTAAGATTAAG GACTTCGGTGATGTAATTCCTGGCCATGGTGGAATAATGGATAGATTTGATTGTCAGTATTTAATGGCAACATTTGTAAATGTCTATATTTCGTCGTTTATTCATACCGCATCACCTCAAAAGCTATTGCAGCAG GTTTACAGCCTGAAGCCAGAGCAACAGCTGCAACTTTTTCAAACGCTAAGGGATTCGTTGGACAACAGGGGTatgctaaattaa
- the Msl-3 gene encoding MSL complex subunit 3 isoform X2: MVSTRGPKFKFSDGEKVLCYEPDPTKAKVLYDSKVLDVIVNKDQRGRKAVEYLIHFQGWNSSWDRCVTEEYVLKDTEENRQLQRDLAEKAQLQLGAYLYRRERKKRSHKMSERLTETEQEPRRRARSGGSRATSATTGSSEDGSSGQHADYDTEEVNTEEDTESSSDYMGETSDDEDSGGGSQSGASIKPGVDLDIGSTLKRILEQDHDLITNKNKLVILPTQPTVINILESWVQHFTVMQLSNVSEKPQRNKANNTVEKTANEVNICREVADGLRVYFDFTLPHLLLYRQEREQYCSLKSSLLNNEQATVVPKEELIENLEISTKEEFEDTEYAHLPPFQEHDLEMDNASKSLGNSKRRLRSCRVSSVDENRQLRSYDEGKQDGGNLSSIASTSSRCSSPRGVTLRMPPVVTSAQVNSLLQQSNKWRLMPQIPRQVGISNLSSYYGAIHLTRLFVKLPELLQSTDISSKKLKVLLKYLDMFLSYLVMHREWFGEQFYMQAENRTMSQTNNV, translated from the exons atggtGTCAACGCGAGGGCcaaaattcaaattttccGACGGAGAGAAAGTATTATGTTATGAGCCTGATCCCACGAAAGCAAAAGTTCTATATGATTCAAAG GTGCTTGATGTCATTGTAAATAAAGATCAAAGAGGTAGAAAAGCAGTGGAATATCTTATACATTTCCAG GGTTGGAATTCATCTTGGGATCGTTGTGTGACAGAGGAATATGTGCTCAAGGATACAGAAGAAAATCGTCAACTACAACGTGATCTAGCAGAAAAGGCACAGCTTCAAtt gGGTGCCTATTTATATCGCCGTGAACGCAAAAAGAGAAGTCATAAGATGTCGGAACGTTTAACTGAAACGGAACAAGAACCTCGTCGCAGAGCAAGAAGTGGTGGGAGCCGAGCTACGTCGGCTACGACAGGATCTTCTGAAGACGGCAGTTCCGGTCAACATGCTGATTACGATACCGAA gAAGTAAATACAGAAGAAGATACAGAAAGTAGTTCCGATTACATGGGCGAAACGAGTGATGACGAGGATAGCGGTGGTGGTAGTCAATCTGGAGCTAGTATAAAACCAGGTGTTGATCTCGATATAGGTAGCACATTAAAACGAATTTTAGAGCAAGATCATGATctaataactaataaaaataag ctcGTCATACTTCCGACGCAACCTACTGTGATCAATATTTTAGAATCTTGGGTACAGCATTTCACTGTAATGCAATTGTCAAACGTCTCAGAGAAACCTCAACGGAATAAAGCAAATAATACGGTAGAAAAAACAGCGAACGAAGTAAATATATGCAGAGAAGTCGCAGATGGCTTACGCGtatattttgattttacaTTACCTCATCTCCTGTTATACAGACAGGAGAGAGAGCAATACTGTTCTCTAAAGTCTTCTTTATTAAACAACGAACAAGCGACTGTTGTTCCAAAGGAAGAATTAATCGA AAATTTAGAGATATCCACGAAAGAAGAATTTGAGGACACAGAATATGCTCATTTACCACCTTTTCAAGAGCATGATTTGGAGATGGACAATGCATCTAAATCGTTAGGTAATTCTAAGCGAAGATTGCGATCGTGCCGTGTAAGTTCAGTCGACGAAAATCGGCAATTAAGATCTTACGACGAGGGAAAGCAGGACGGCGGCAATTTATCAAG CATAGCAAGTACAAGTTCCCGTTGTTCTAGCCCGCGAGGTGTAACATTAAGAATGCCGCCTGTCGTTACATCTGCTCAAGTGAACAGTTTACTTCAACAGTCAAATAAATGGAGATTAATGCCTCAAATTCCAAGACAAGTTGGAATTTCTAATCTCTCTAGTTATTACGGTGCCATTCACTTAACTAGATTATTCG ttaAGTTACCTGAATTATTGCAGTCTACAGATATTTcaagcaaaaaattaaaagtacttttaaaatatttagacaTGTTTCTAAG TTACCTGGTGATGCATAGGGAATGGTTTGGAGAACAGTTTTATATGCAAGCAGAAAATCGAACGATGTCGCAAACTAACAATGTTTAA
- the Msl-3 gene encoding MSL complex subunit 3 isoform X3 has translation MVSTRGPKFKFSDGEKVLCYEPDPTKAKVLYDSKVLDVIVNKDQRGRKAVEYLIHFQGWNSSWDRCVTEEYVLKDTEENRQLQRDLAEKAQLQLGAYLYRRERKKRSHKMSERLTETEQEPRRRARSGGSRATSATTGSSEDGSSGQHADYDTEEVNTEEDTESSSDYMGETSDDEDSGGGSQSGASIKPGVDLDIGSTLKRILEQDHDLITNKNKLVILPTQPTVINILESWVQHFTVMQLSNVSEKPQRNKANNTVEKTANEVNICREVADGLRVYFDFTLPHLLLYRQEREQYCSLKSSLLNNEQATVVPKEELIENLEISTKEEFEDTEYAHLPPFQEHDLEMDNASKSLGNSKRRLRSCRVSSVDENRQLRSYDEGKQDGGNLSSPRGVTLRMPPVVTSAQVNSLLQQSNKWRLMPQIPRQVGISNLSSYYGAIHLTRLFVKLPELLQSTDISSKKLKVLLKYLDMFLSYLVMHREWFGEQFYMQAENRTMSQTNNV, from the exons atggtGTCAACGCGAGGGCcaaaattcaaattttccGACGGAGAGAAAGTATTATGTTATGAGCCTGATCCCACGAAAGCAAAAGTTCTATATGATTCAAAG GTGCTTGATGTCATTGTAAATAAAGATCAAAGAGGTAGAAAAGCAGTGGAATATCTTATACATTTCCAG GGTTGGAATTCATCTTGGGATCGTTGTGTGACAGAGGAATATGTGCTCAAGGATACAGAAGAAAATCGTCAACTACAACGTGATCTAGCAGAAAAGGCACAGCTTCAAtt gGGTGCCTATTTATATCGCCGTGAACGCAAAAAGAGAAGTCATAAGATGTCGGAACGTTTAACTGAAACGGAACAAGAACCTCGTCGCAGAGCAAGAAGTGGTGGGAGCCGAGCTACGTCGGCTACGACAGGATCTTCTGAAGACGGCAGTTCCGGTCAACATGCTGATTACGATACCGAA gAAGTAAATACAGAAGAAGATACAGAAAGTAGTTCCGATTACATGGGCGAAACGAGTGATGACGAGGATAGCGGTGGTGGTAGTCAATCTGGAGCTAGTATAAAACCAGGTGTTGATCTCGATATAGGTAGCACATTAAAACGAATTTTAGAGCAAGATCATGATctaataactaataaaaataag ctcGTCATACTTCCGACGCAACCTACTGTGATCAATATTTTAGAATCTTGGGTACAGCATTTCACTGTAATGCAATTGTCAAACGTCTCAGAGAAACCTCAACGGAATAAAGCAAATAATACGGTAGAAAAAACAGCGAACGAAGTAAATATATGCAGAGAAGTCGCAGATGGCTTACGCGtatattttgattttacaTTACCTCATCTCCTGTTATACAGACAGGAGAGAGAGCAATACTGTTCTCTAAAGTCTTCTTTATTAAACAACGAACAAGCGACTGTTGTTCCAAAGGAAGAATTAATCGA AAATTTAGAGATATCCACGAAAGAAGAATTTGAGGACACAGAATATGCTCATTTACCACCTTTTCAAGAGCATGATTTGGAGATGGACAATGCATCTAAATCGTTAGGTAATTCTAAGCGAAGATTGCGATCGTGCCGTGTAAGTTCAGTCGACGAAAATCGGCAATTAAGATCTTACGACGAGGGAAAGCAGGACGGCGGCAATTTATCAAG CCCGCGAGGTGTAACATTAAGAATGCCGCCTGTCGTTACATCTGCTCAAGTGAACAGTTTACTTCAACAGTCAAATAAATGGAGATTAATGCCTCAAATTCCAAGACAAGTTGGAATTTCTAATCTCTCTAGTTATTACGGTGCCATTCACTTAACTAGATTATTCG ttaAGTTACCTGAATTATTGCAGTCTACAGATATTTcaagcaaaaaattaaaagtacttttaaaatatttagacaTGTTTCTAAG TTACCTGGTGATGCATAGGGAATGGTTTGGAGAACAGTTTTATATGCAAGCAGAAAATCGAACGATGTCGCAAACTAACAATGTTTAA
- the Msl-3 gene encoding MSL complex subunit 3 isoform X1: MVSTRGPKFKFSDGEKVLCYEPDPTKAKVLYDSKVLDVIVNKDQRGRKAVEYLIHFQGWNSSWDRCVTEEYVLKDTEENRQLQRDLAEKAQLQLGAYLYRRERKKRSHKMSERLTETEQEPRRRARSGGSRATSATTGSSEDGSSGQHADYDTEEVNTEEDTESSSDYMGETSDDEDSGGGSQSGASIKPGVDLDIGSTLKRILEQDHDLITNKNKLVILPTQPTVINILESWVQHFTVMQLSNVSEKPQRNKANNTVEKTANEVNICREVADGLRVYFDFTLPHLLLYRQEREQYCSLKSSLLNNEQATVVPKEELIENLEISTKEEFEDTEYAHLPPFQEHDLEMDNASKSLGNSKRRLRSCRVSSVDENRQLRSYDEGKQDGGNLSSSIASTSSRCSSPRGVTLRMPPVVTSAQVNSLLQQSNKWRLMPQIPRQVGISNLSSYYGAIHLTRLFVKLPELLQSTDISSKKLKVLLKYLDMFLSYLVMHREWFGEQFYMQAENRTMSQTNNV, from the exons atggtGTCAACGCGAGGGCcaaaattcaaattttccGACGGAGAGAAAGTATTATGTTATGAGCCTGATCCCACGAAAGCAAAAGTTCTATATGATTCAAAG GTGCTTGATGTCATTGTAAATAAAGATCAAAGAGGTAGAAAAGCAGTGGAATATCTTATACATTTCCAG GGTTGGAATTCATCTTGGGATCGTTGTGTGACAGAGGAATATGTGCTCAAGGATACAGAAGAAAATCGTCAACTACAACGTGATCTAGCAGAAAAGGCACAGCTTCAAtt gGGTGCCTATTTATATCGCCGTGAACGCAAAAAGAGAAGTCATAAGATGTCGGAACGTTTAACTGAAACGGAACAAGAACCTCGTCGCAGAGCAAGAAGTGGTGGGAGCCGAGCTACGTCGGCTACGACAGGATCTTCTGAAGACGGCAGTTCCGGTCAACATGCTGATTACGATACCGAA gAAGTAAATACAGAAGAAGATACAGAAAGTAGTTCCGATTACATGGGCGAAACGAGTGATGACGAGGATAGCGGTGGTGGTAGTCAATCTGGAGCTAGTATAAAACCAGGTGTTGATCTCGATATAGGTAGCACATTAAAACGAATTTTAGAGCAAGATCATGATctaataactaataaaaataag ctcGTCATACTTCCGACGCAACCTACTGTGATCAATATTTTAGAATCTTGGGTACAGCATTTCACTGTAATGCAATTGTCAAACGTCTCAGAGAAACCTCAACGGAATAAAGCAAATAATACGGTAGAAAAAACAGCGAACGAAGTAAATATATGCAGAGAAGTCGCAGATGGCTTACGCGtatattttgattttacaTTACCTCATCTCCTGTTATACAGACAGGAGAGAGAGCAATACTGTTCTCTAAAGTCTTCTTTATTAAACAACGAACAAGCGACTGTTGTTCCAAAGGAAGAATTAATCGA AAATTTAGAGATATCCACGAAAGAAGAATTTGAGGACACAGAATATGCTCATTTACCACCTTTTCAAGAGCATGATTTGGAGATGGACAATGCATCTAAATCGTTAGGTAATTCTAAGCGAAGATTGCGATCGTGCCGTGTAAGTTCAGTCGACGAAAATCGGCAATTAAGATCTTACGACGAGGGAAAGCAGGACGGCGGCAATTTATCAAG TAGCATAGCAAGTACAAGTTCCCGTTGTTCTAGCCCGCGAGGTGTAACATTAAGAATGCCGCCTGTCGTTACATCTGCTCAAGTGAACAGTTTACTTCAACAGTCAAATAAATGGAGATTAATGCCTCAAATTCCAAGACAAGTTGGAATTTCTAATCTCTCTAGTTATTACGGTGCCATTCACTTAACTAGATTATTCG ttaAGTTACCTGAATTATTGCAGTCTACAGATATTTcaagcaaaaaattaaaagtacttttaaaatatttagacaTGTTTCTAAG TTACCTGGTGATGCATAGGGAATGGTTTGGAGAACAGTTTTATATGCAAGCAGAAAATCGAACGATGTCGCAAACTAACAATGTTTAA
- the LOC139108356 gene encoding uncharacterized protein, with the protein MWPHFCKCVHAACTTHKSRKVRCVTRHEISTRSESQRSLGASLKQFHFQYSPVVIKLPDPIRKLSQQSCCTSRGGQFKADALSTWAKNQENLRSRLHSNILALGDDGLKNFQREVEAATQKKLRNEFAKEYRMFEAEKKFAVKRNADEIHAKYEEYFKLAQRELKDKLQVELANANRKCNEKLQKAIVRTRMDTTCNVLEVIRPQMNTIVTSLYDELDETCRAQKESMIADFNMIMRKQHLELDARIKEIERKRIEESCILRHELEIRNAMNIIYKFFIEKLRSNSQLKHKHYEKEIKFLGEIIAEQKESMNAVKKKIIKYSNKNKMLQEKVDALAKEFQKVLNFAFNAFPEHADFLSLLNLLSVNNTNEESEQEEN; encoded by the exons ATGT GGCCTCATTTTTGTAAATGTGTTCACGCAGCCTGCACCACTCACAAATCTCGCAAAGTGAGATGTGTCACGCGACACGAGATTTCGACGAGATCGGAGAGTCAACGGAGTCTTGGTGCCTCACTAAAGCAGTTTCACTTCCAGTACAGTCCAGTGGTGATAAAATTGCCGGATCCGATACGCAAGCTTTCACAGCAATCATGTTGCACTTCGCGAGGCGGCCAGTTTAAAGCGGACGCGTTAAGCACATGGGCAAAAAATCAAGAGAATCTTAGATCACGCTTACACAGCAACATTCTAG CGTTGGGTGACGATGGGCTCAAGAACTTTCAGAGGGAGGTTGAAGCAGCGACGCAGAAAAAGTTAAGAAATGAATTTGCAAAGGAATATCGTATGTTCGAAGCCGAAAAGAAGTTTGCCGTTAAACGGAATGCAGACGAAATTCACGCCAAGTACGAAGAGTATTTCAAACTTGCTCAGCGTGAATTGAAAGATAAGTTGCAG GTTGAATTAGCAAATGCAAATAGGAAATGCAATGAGAAACTGCAAAAAGCCATCGTGAGAACGCGAATGGATACGACGTGCAATGTTCTAGAAGTGATACGACCACAAATGAATACGATTGTTACGTCTCTTTATGATGAACTTGACGAAACTTGTCGTGCACAAAAAGAAAGCATGATTGCTGATTTCAATATGATCATGAG GAAACAGCATCTCGAACTGGATGCAAGAATCAAAGAaatcgaaagaaagagaatagaaGAATCTTGTATCTTACGCCATGAACTAGAGATACGAAATgcaatgaatattatttacaaatttttcatAGAAAAACTACGTAGCAATTCACAACTGAAACATAAGCATTATGAG aaagaaattaaattcctgGGCGAAATAATTGCCGAGCAAAAAGAAAGTATGAATGCAGTGAAGAAGAAGATTATCAAATATAGCAACAAGAATAAAATGCTTCAAGAAAAAGTCGATGCTCTTGCTAAGGAATTTCAGAAAGTtctaaattttgcatttaatgcCTTTCCGGAACATGCCGATTTTTTATCGCTATTAAATCTGCTTTCtgtaaataatacaaatgAGGAGAGCGagcaagaagaaaattaa